From Vitis vinifera cultivar Pinot Noir 40024 chromosome 3, ASM3070453v1, the proteins below share one genomic window:
- the LOC100254677 gene encoding ABC transporter G family member 1 isoform X2, giving the protein MPSPVQPGLSDLEVEYDSAYLQSQNKPITRGPLEMETVPRPRPREVLGGVDKEGGIFLTWEDLSVTASNGKGGSRLLLQGLTGFARPGEVLAIMGPSGCGKSTLLDALAGRLGSNISQSGMVLVNGHQQTLAYGTSAYVTQDDTLITTLTVGEAVCYSALLQLPDSMSKSEKKERADMTIREMGLQDAVNTRIGGWGVKGISGGQKRRVSICIEILTHPKLLFLDEPTSGLDSAASYYVMSRITGLDRQHGRTIITSIHQPSCEVFALFDNLCLLSSGRTVYFGPAHAADEFFSSNGFPCPTHQNPSDHFLKTINKDFEQDIEQGFGGKKSKEEAIDILTKAYKSSGNFQQVQSQVAKIHKKEGGALKKRSHASFLNQCLVLTRRSFVNMYRDLGYYWLRLAVYIALTIALGTIFYNVGHSNSSIKDRGAMLMYVASFLTFMTIGGFPSFVEDMKVFGRERLNGHYGSSAFVVGNTLSSIPYLLVISLIPGAIAYYLTGLQKGCEHSIYYALVLFTCMILVEGLMMIVASIVPNFLMGIITGAGIQGLLMLSGGFFRLPDDFPKPFWRYPLYYLSFNKYAYQGLYKNEFQGLKFPNDEAGGPPIISGEEILRKRWQVEMVYSKWIDLAILLGMAVLYRLLFLITIKTTEKVIPLVKALVSRPSKRSKQVMANLSATPSATPLHGANP; this is encoded by the exons ATGCCTTCTCCAGTGCAACCTGGTCTAAGTGATTTAGAAGTTGAATATGACTCGGCATATTTGCAAAGTCAAAATAAGCCCATAACCAGGGGGCCACTAGAGATGGAAACTGTGCCAAGGCCAAGACCTAGAGAAGTTTTAGGTGGTGTAGATAAGGAGGGTGGTATTTTCTTGACATGGGAGGATTTGTCCGTGACTGCTTCCAATGGAAAAGGTGGCAGCAGACTGCTCCTTCAAGGGCTTACTGGTTTTGCCAGGCCGGGCGAAGTCTTGGCTATAATGGGTCCTTCTGGTTGCGGCAAGTCCACTCTTCTTGATGCATTAGCAG GAAGATTGGGATCCAACATAAGTCAGAGTGGAATGGTACTTGTTAATGGCCATCAACAGACACTAGCTTATGGAACATCG GCATATGTGACTCAAGATGACACATTGATTACCACTTTAACGGTTGGAGAAGCCGTGTGCTACTCTGCTCTGCTCCAGTTGCCAGACTCCATGTCCAAATCAGAGAAGAAGGAGAGAGCAGACATGACCATAAGAGAGATGGGCCTGCAAGATGCCGTAAACACAAGAATAGGAGGGTGGGGTGTTAAGGGCATTAGCGGTGGACAAAAGAGGAGAGTCAGCATATGCATAGAGATCCTAACACACCCCAAGCTTCTCTTCCTTGATGAACCGACAAGCGGGCTTGATAGTGCTGCTTCATACTATGTCATGAGCAGAATCACAGGCCTTGATCGACAACATGGAAGGACTATCATAACATCTATTCACCAGCCCAGCTGTGAGGTCTTTGCACTCTTCGACAATCTTTGTCTTCTGTCTTCAGGTAGAACAGTATACTTTGGTCCAGCTCATGCGGCAGATGAG TTCTTCTCTTCAAATGGTTTCCCTTGCCCAACTCATCAAAACCCATCAGATCACTTCCTCAAAACAATAAACAAAGATTTTGAACAG GACATTGAACAAGGTTTTGGGGGAAAGAAATCGAAAGAGGAAGCAATTGATATTCTTACAAAGGCGTACAAATCATCTGGTAATTTCCAGCAAGTTCAATCACAGGTTGCTAAGATACATAAAAAG GAAGGTGGAGCCTTGAAGAAGAGAAGCCATGCTAGCTTCCTTAACCAGTGTCTTGTTCTTACAAGAAGATCTTTCGTGAACATGTACCGAGATTTAGGCTACTACTGGTTGCGCCTAGCAGTCTATATCGCATTGACTATAGCCCTGGGCACCATTTTTTATAACGTTGGCCATAGTAACAGTTCCATTAAG gaTCGAGGTGCAATGCTCATGTATGTAGCTTCATTCTTAACTTTCATGACTATTGGTGGATTCCCTTCTTTTGTGGAAGACATGAAG GTTTTTGGGCGCGAGAGATTAAATGGGCATTATGGGTCGAGTGCATTTGTTGTTGGAAACACACTTTCTTCAATACCATACTTGCTAGTGATTTCTCTGATCCCGGGCGCAATTGCTTATTACCTAACTGGACTTCAGAAAGGATGTGAACACTCCATTTACTATGCTTTGGTGCTTTTCACTTGTATGATATTGGTTGAAGGCCTTATGATGATTGTGGCGAGTATAGTCCCCAATTTCCTCATGGGTATAATAACAGGTGCTGGAATTCAAGGGCTACTGATGCTGAGTGGTGGGTTTTTCCGATTGCCGGATGATTTTCCAAAACCATTTTGGAGATACCCATTATACTACCTGTCGTTCAACAAGTATGCTTACCAAGGGCTGTACAAGAATGAGTTCCAAGGACTAAAATTTCCTAATGATGAAGCTGGAGGGCCACCCATCATTTCTGGTGAAGAAATTTTGAGAAAGAGATGGCAAGTCGAAATGGTTTACTCGAAGTGGATTGATCTTGCCATCTTGCTGGGAATGGCAGTTTTATATCGACTTCTGTTCTTGATTACTATCAAGACAACCGAAAAGGTAATCCCACTTGTCAAGGCTTTGGTGTCAAGACCGAGCAAGCGATCAAAGCAGGTAATGGCAAATCTCTCTGCAACACCTTCTGCTACACCTTTGCATGGAGCGAACCCATAG
- the LOC132253542 gene encoding trafficking protein particle complex II-specific subunit 130 homolog, giving the protein MKWRVERLKDFDENAVSQNNDEVLYEVNANSENWMIVGRKRGHVSLSTKQGSRIVISILCMPLMAGYVHPPKLGLPNIDEANISCNPAGPHLVPILPRLKLTTIISFFYGHYGGDVR; this is encoded by the exons ATGAAATGGAGAGTTGAAAGGTTGAAGGATTTTGATGAGAATGCAGTTTCTCAAAACAAT GATGAGGTATTATACGAAGTCAATGCAAATTCtgagaattggatgattgtCGGGAGGAAGAGAGGCCATGTATCACTCTCAACAAAGCAAG GTTCGAGGATAGTTATTTCTATTTTGTGCATGCCACTGATGGCCGGATACGTACATCCCCCAAAGCTTGGGCTTCCAAACATTGATGAGGCAAATATAAGTTGTAACCCTGCTGGCCCCCACCTG GTGCCCATTCTTCCAAGGTTGAAGCTTACAACAATCATTTCATTCTTCTATGGCCACTACGGAGGTGATGTACGCTAA
- the LOC100254677 gene encoding ABC transporter G family member 1 isoform X1 translates to MPSPVQPGLSDLEVEYDSAYLQSQNKPITRGPLEMETVPRPRPREVLGGVDKEGGIFLTWEDLSVTASNGKGGSRLLLQGLTGFARPGEVLAIMGPSGCGKSTLLDALAGRLGSNISQSGMVLVNGHQQTLAYGTSAYVTQDDTLITTLTVGEAVCYSALLQLPDSMSKSEKKERADMTIREMGLQDAVNTRIGGWGVKGISGGQKRRVSICIEILTHPKLLFLDEPTSGLDSAASYYVMSRITGLDRQHGRTIITSIHQPSCEVFALFDNLCLLSSGRTVYFGPAHAADEFFSSNGFPCPTHQNPSDHFLKTINKDFEQDIEQGFGGKKSKEEAIDILTKAYKSSGNFQQVQSQVAKIHKKEGGALKKRSHASFLNQCLVLTRRSFVNMYRDLGYYWLRLAVYIALTIALGTIFYNVGHSNSSIKDRGAMLMYVASFLTFMTIGGFPSFVEDMKVSFFFFLFVVLHRVLINSTQICDTLLLLSIRFFWNEFFSPILIQVFGRERLNGHYGSSAFVVGNTLSSIPYLLVISLIPGAIAYYLTGLQKGCEHSIYYALVLFTCMILVEGLMMIVASIVPNFLMGIITGAGIQGLLMLSGGFFRLPDDFPKPFWRYPLYYLSFNKYAYQGLYKNEFQGLKFPNDEAGGPPIISGEEILRKRWQVEMVYSKWIDLAILLGMAVLYRLLFLITIKTTEKVIPLVKALVSRPSKRSKQVMANLSATPSATPLHGANP, encoded by the exons ATGCCTTCTCCAGTGCAACCTGGTCTAAGTGATTTAGAAGTTGAATATGACTCGGCATATTTGCAAAGTCAAAATAAGCCCATAACCAGGGGGCCACTAGAGATGGAAACTGTGCCAAGGCCAAGACCTAGAGAAGTTTTAGGTGGTGTAGATAAGGAGGGTGGTATTTTCTTGACATGGGAGGATTTGTCCGTGACTGCTTCCAATGGAAAAGGTGGCAGCAGACTGCTCCTTCAAGGGCTTACTGGTTTTGCCAGGCCGGGCGAAGTCTTGGCTATAATGGGTCCTTCTGGTTGCGGCAAGTCCACTCTTCTTGATGCATTAGCAG GAAGATTGGGATCCAACATAAGTCAGAGTGGAATGGTACTTGTTAATGGCCATCAACAGACACTAGCTTATGGAACATCG GCATATGTGACTCAAGATGACACATTGATTACCACTTTAACGGTTGGAGAAGCCGTGTGCTACTCTGCTCTGCTCCAGTTGCCAGACTCCATGTCCAAATCAGAGAAGAAGGAGAGAGCAGACATGACCATAAGAGAGATGGGCCTGCAAGATGCCGTAAACACAAGAATAGGAGGGTGGGGTGTTAAGGGCATTAGCGGTGGACAAAAGAGGAGAGTCAGCATATGCATAGAGATCCTAACACACCCCAAGCTTCTCTTCCTTGATGAACCGACAAGCGGGCTTGATAGTGCTGCTTCATACTATGTCATGAGCAGAATCACAGGCCTTGATCGACAACATGGAAGGACTATCATAACATCTATTCACCAGCCCAGCTGTGAGGTCTTTGCACTCTTCGACAATCTTTGTCTTCTGTCTTCAGGTAGAACAGTATACTTTGGTCCAGCTCATGCGGCAGATGAG TTCTTCTCTTCAAATGGTTTCCCTTGCCCAACTCATCAAAACCCATCAGATCACTTCCTCAAAACAATAAACAAAGATTTTGAACAG GACATTGAACAAGGTTTTGGGGGAAAGAAATCGAAAGAGGAAGCAATTGATATTCTTACAAAGGCGTACAAATCATCTGGTAATTTCCAGCAAGTTCAATCACAGGTTGCTAAGATACATAAAAAG GAAGGTGGAGCCTTGAAGAAGAGAAGCCATGCTAGCTTCCTTAACCAGTGTCTTGTTCTTACAAGAAGATCTTTCGTGAACATGTACCGAGATTTAGGCTACTACTGGTTGCGCCTAGCAGTCTATATCGCATTGACTATAGCCCTGGGCACCATTTTTTATAACGTTGGCCATAGTAACAGTTCCATTAAG gaTCGAGGTGCAATGCTCATGTATGTAGCTTCATTCTTAACTTTCATGACTATTGGTGGATTCCCTTCTTTTGTGGAAGACATGAAGGTatcgtttttctttttccttttcgtAGTCCTCCATCGTGTTTTAATCAATTCAACGCAGATCTGTGACACACTTCTCTTACTAAGTATAAGATTTTTCTGGAATGAATTTTTTTCCCCCATATTAATCCAGGTTTTTGGGCGCGAGAGATTAAATGGGCATTATGGGTCGAGTGCATTTGTTGTTGGAAACACACTTTCTTCAATACCATACTTGCTAGTGATTTCTCTGATCCCGGGCGCAATTGCTTATTACCTAACTGGACTTCAGAAAGGATGTGAACACTCCATTTACTATGCTTTGGTGCTTTTCACTTGTATGATATTGGTTGAAGGCCTTATGATGATTGTGGCGAGTATAGTCCCCAATTTCCTCATGGGTATAATAACAGGTGCTGGAATTCAAGGGCTACTGATGCTGAGTGGTGGGTTTTTCCGATTGCCGGATGATTTTCCAAAACCATTTTGGAGATACCCATTATACTACCTGTCGTTCAACAAGTATGCTTACCAAGGGCTGTACAAGAATGAGTTCCAAGGACTAAAATTTCCTAATGATGAAGCTGGAGGGCCACCCATCATTTCTGGTGAAGAAATTTTGAGAAAGAGATGGCAAGTCGAAATGGTTTACTCGAAGTGGATTGATCTTGCCATCTTGCTGGGAATGGCAGTTTTATATCGACTTCTGTTCTTGATTACTATCAAGACAACCGAAAAGGTAATCCCACTTGTCAAGGCTTTGGTGTCAAGACCGAGCAAGCGATCAAAGCAGGTAATGGCAAATCTCTCTGCAACACCTTCTGCTACACCTTTGCATGGAGCGAACCCATAG
- the LOC100244406 gene encoding ABC transporter G family member 1 produces the protein MAASALQSSPSHFEIECDSASMQSHNPKTRKPREVVGSDGEDGGVFLTWEDLWVTVSNGKSGCRSILQGLTGYARPGEVLAIMGPSGCGKSTLLDALAGRLGSNTSQSGIILVNGHKQALSYGTSAYVTQDDTLITTLTVGEAVYYSALLQLPDSMSKSEKKERADMTIREMGLQDSINTRIGGWGVKGISGGQKRRVSICIEILTHPKLLFLDEPTSGLDSAASYYVMSRIAGLDRQHGRTIITSIHQPSSEVFALFNNLCLLSSGRTVYFGPAHGADEFFSSNGFPCPTHQNPSDHFLKTINKDFEEDIEQGFGGKKSKEEAIDILTKAYKSSDNFQQVQTQVSEIYKQDGGALKKRSHASFLNQCLVLTRRSFVNMYRDLGYYWLRLAIYVALTVALGTIFHNVGYSNSSIKDRGSMLMYVASFLTFMSIGGFPSFVEDMKVFGRERLNGHYGSSSFLVGNTLSSVPYLLVISLIPGAIAYFLTGLQKEYAHFIYYALVLFTCMMLVESLMMIVASVVPNFLMGIITGAGIQGLLILGGGFFRLPNDLPNVFWRYPLYYISFNRYAYQGLYKNEFLGLTFPSNIAGGPRVITGEEVLRETWQMEMAYSKWVDLSILIGMVVLYRFLFFIFIKTTEKVIPTVKAFMSRPPKQTKQVMANPFATPSATPLHGASI, from the exons ATGGCGGCTTCTGCCTTGCAATCTAGCCCTAGTCATTTTGAAATCGAGTGTGATTCAGCGTCTATGCAAAGCCATAACCCCAAAACCAGGAAGCCTAGAGAAGTTGTAGGTAGTGATGGTGAGGACGGAGGTGTTTTCTTGACATGGGAGGATCTGTGGGTGACAGTTTCCAATGGAAAAAGTGGCTGCAGATCGATCCTTCAGGGCCTTACCGGCTATGCCAGGCCTGGCGAAGTTCTGGCTATAATGGGTCCTTCTGGCTGTGGCAAGTCCACTCTTCTTGATGCATTGGCAg gAAGATTAGGGTCCAACACAAGCCAGAGTGGGATCATACTAGTTAATGGTCATAAACAAGCGCTGTCTTATGGCACATCG GCATATGTGACTCAAGATGACACCTTGATCACCACTTTAACTGTTGGAGAAGCCGTGTACTACTCAGCTCTGCTCCAATTGCCAGACTCCATGTCAAAATCAGAGAAGAAGGAGAGGGCAGACATGACCATAAGAGAAATGGGCCTGCAAGATTCCATAAACACAAGAATAGGAGGGTGGGGTGTTAAAGGCATTAGTGGTGGGCAAAAGAGGAGAGTCAGCATTTGCATAGAGATCCTCACACACCCCAAGCTTCTCTTCCTTGATGAGCCAACAAGTGGGCTTGATAGTGCTGCTTCATACTATGTCATGAGCAGAATTGCAGGCCTTGATCGACAACATGGAAGGACCATCATAACATCTATTCACCAGCCCAGCAGTGAAGTCTTTGCACTCTTCAACAATCTTTGCCTTCTGTCTTCAGGTAGAACAGTTTACTTTGGTCCAGCTCATGGTGCAGATGAG TTTTTCTCTTCAAATGGTTTCCCTTGCCCTACTCATCAAAACCCATCAGATCACTTCCTCAAAACAATAAACAAAGATTTTGAAGAG GACATTGAGCAAGGTTTCGGGGGTAAGAAATCGAAAGAGGAAGCAATTGACATTCTTACGAAAGCATATAAATCATCTGATAATTTCCAGCAAGTTCAAACACAGGTTTCTGAAATATATAAACAG GATGGTGGAGCCTTGAAGAAGAGAAGCCATGCTAGCTTCCTTAACCAGTGTCTTGTTCTTACAAGAAGATCCTTCGTGAACATGTATCGGGATTTAGGCTACTACTGGTTGCGCCTAGCAATCTATGTCGCATTGACTGTAGCCCTGGGCACCATTTTTCACAACGTTGGCTATAGTAACAGTTCCATAAAG gatcGAGGTTCAATGCTCATGTATGTAGCTTCATTCTTGACTTTCATGAGTATTGGTGGATTCCCTTCTTTTGTGGAGGACATGAAG GTTTTTGGACGTGAGAGATTAAATGGGCATTATGGGTCGAGCTCATTTCTCGTTGGAAACACACTTTCTTCAGTACCATACTTGCTAGTGATTTCTCTTATTCCGGGTGCAATTGCTTATTTCCTTACTGGGCTTCAGAAAGAATATGCACACTTCATTTACTATGCTTTGGTTCTTTTCACTTGTATGATGTTGGTTGAAAGCCTTATGATGATTGTCGCAAGTGTAGTCCCCAATTTCCTCATGGGCATAATAACTGGTGCCGGCATTCAAGGGCTACTGATACTGGGTGGTGGGTTTTTCCGATTGCCCAATGATCTTCCTAATGTGTTCTGGAGATACCCGTTATACTACATCTCTTTCAATAGGTATGCGTACCAAGGATTGTACAAGAATGAGTTCCTAGGACTTACATTTCCTAGCAATATAGCTGGAGGACCACGCGTCATTACTGGTGAAGAAGTTTTGAGAGAGACATGGCAAATGGAAATGGCTTATTCTAAGTGGGTTGACCTTTCCATCTTGATTGGAATGGTAGTTTTATACAGATTCCTGTTCTTCATTTTTATCAAGACAACTGAGAAGGTAATCCCCACAGTTAAGGCTTTTATGTCAAGGCCTCCCAAGCAAACAAAGCAGGTGATGGCGAATCCCTTTGCTACACCTTCTGCTACACCATTACATGGAGCAAGCATATAA